Within Triticum dicoccoides isolate Atlit2015 ecotype Zavitan chromosome 1B, WEW_v2.0, whole genome shotgun sequence, the genomic segment GGCCTTGTCTGTCAGCCACTTCCTACTTCCTATGCCACATCGTTCTCCCAGCCAATTTGTGCATGTATCCTTTTTGGAGTGACCCACCCCATGAATTCTGGCCTTAGAGTGGGTTGACTCTGAGTGTCCATAGTTTGGTgcaattttttgttgcatctatgaATCTCTCGCCCACCCGAAAGGGCCTTTTCAAAGCCCATTTGTGTTGTGGGGCAGATCCAAGGTCATGTGGAGCAGCTTGGTTTGTAGGACGGGGCTATCAGGACAGCTAGCACATGGATGTAGCGGGCCAGAACCCAAAAATAGCTCGCTCGCCTCGCTTTGTCAGGATCGCTCAGGAAGGCTTGCACGCTTTCTAAAAAAAAGGGGCATGCTCACACACTAGATGTTGTTGTTGCTCTCCTTGTTTACAAAAAACATTACTATAAAAAATCATTTTCTAAAATCTGAAAAAATGGTTAAATAAAAATGTCCATGATTTTCAAATAAATGTTCTTGAACTTGAAATAAGTTTGTGGATTTGAAAAATATTGACGaattggaaaaagttcatgaatttggaaaaaatgttcacATAGTTGAAAAAAGGATCGcgaatttggaaaaaaaattgggGATTTGAAAAAATTTCACGACTTTTTAGAATGTTATTGAATTTGAAAATTATTCTCGGTTTCCAATAATGTTGATGAATTTTGTAAAAAAAACATGAAGTTATTATTTGCTGATaataataaaaaggaaaaagaaaaaacatgAACAGAAAACcagcaaaaaaagagagaagaaaaaccaATCTCAATGTCGAAAGCTTCTAGAAGCTTAACAAAACTAGTTTGGTGCTCATGTGTAGAAGCGATACTAGATGGGCCCATCCTTAGAGCAAGTGTGAGCATCAACACTATAagcgccaaatagggtttcaccTCTAAGGAGCCCACCTACGTCAGTGGGCCTATTATCGAGGTCCAACTTCTAGGTAGCTATCACTTCCAACCCTTACTCGTTAGGCCTATATACCCCAAATAGTCTTGTTGTTAGGTCTAGAATGTGATGCACCATGTTCCTAACCTGAACATCCCCGTTCTGAAGAAAAAAATTTGAACATCCCCAATGACGAAACCATATTTGGTGGGATCCTTCAGTCTTTTGTCCACTATATGTTGGCGGCACTAGATATGTATCCCCGTCAAGGATTGACATCTCTGCTTGCTTGAGGGTGCTCATTTCGAAGAGAAAGAGCACTAGGCATGTTCTATTTAATCAGCCATCCCAATGGTAAAGCATGTCTTGGAGCTaacttagggccagttcttttgggcggcttaaaaaataagttgTCTTTCCCCAGCTTAAAAATAAGCCGGTCCAGAAATTTACTGAGACTTCTAAATTAGTTATCCCATAACTAATTTAGAAGCCTAGGTAAATAAAAGAGGCGGCTTATGGGATAAGCTGGGAAGgaggcggcttattttttaagctgccaAAAGGACTGGCCCTTACTAGTGTGTGGACGTTGTTGTTGCGGCACTTGTGGAAAGGTTCCAGTAGCCCAAGAGGAGAGTTGATATCAGCGTCCTTGTCCTCACTCACATCAACTTCCTATCCACGCAGTCTCAGTATTTGGTTATTCTTTTATATTCCACTTAGTCTACCCAACCAACACAATTAAGGTGTTGTTAATGTGTGACCCTGTATCTTATGACGATGGGTAGTTGTACTATTGTATTCGTGTACTATGTATACTGTACAGAAGTCATACATGTGGCACCCCGATCCAGAGGACCGTAATAGAAGTCCACATCAATGCTAGGATCAGACACTCGTGTGTATTACAAGAATGTTATCAAGAGCAAGCATAAAGAGTACCAACAGTTTATAGGACCACATGTGCTAGAACTATTACGTGAACCATGCTAGCTCCTTATACCCGCCTCACGACATACCAGATCTAACCGGCGACAACTGAAGCAACATCAAAAGACAGTACAAAAACATAGTGATTCCGGCCTCGCGACATCTGAAACAAGATCTAACCGGCGACAACAGTACAAAAACATAGTGATTCCGTTCCCACAGGGTACTGACTTGGTTACCAACTAGCCCTTGAATGTAGCATCTTGCCTTCAAGGTGAAGATGTAATGGAAGAATCTGGCACATAAAAAGCTAGGTGGGTTTAATGGACAATACTATTGCCATGCATTTTTCAAAAAATAACACGAAGGCATGAAAGACAACTGATGACTAGGGCATTATCAACCTTAATGCTATGCTTTTACAGAAAGTTTTTTCACCCACCGCTAAGTCCACCCGTGGTGACAAGATACTTCGCATGGTCGCTCCGCCCTTCCTCGTCTTTTTGTCTCATTATAGTATATTTCACTGGAAGTTGTTCTCTCTTAAATTACTCGGGAGACCCTTGGAGGGGAGCAACAAAACATAGCCGTTAATGTCGACGACGCCATGGTCTTTTGACTCTTGAAACCGGAAAATTCATGTGAGTTGTTTAATCAATTGACATGTCATTCTTTTGTGCTATTGTTTTGTCAAATGCTCGGCGGAATTAGTGCCCACCAACCCCTTGATTGATTTTATTATTGAAAATTTCCATATTGTTTCTAGGTCTATACAGTAATAGAGGAAGAGTTTATGACAACCGACGAGGACGTCTAGTCTACGGAGGAGGGTCCAAAGATCATCATCCTTGGTTGCTAGGTTGTTGTTGCCGTCATTATTCGTTGTTTTGTTGCTAACTCTAATGGTAACTTTTGGATCCTCCTTAGAATTGACATTACAGTCAATTGTCGTCACGTCATACACATAGAAAAAAATAAGATTTTTTAGTAACAAATAACAAAATGACTAAAGGAATAAATGGGCACTGCTCTTTGCATGCATTTGACAGAAAAATTATGCAAAGAAATCAATAGGCTGATGACTAGGGCGTCCTCGACCTTAAGACTATGTTGTTCTGCAAAGTCTTTCCACCCACCACTGAGTCCATCCCGCGTGATAAGATACTTCACATAGTATTTTGTCAGCAGGGATGGACTCAATGATGGCCGGAAAAACTTTGTGGAAAAGCATAACCTTAAGGTTGACGGCACCCTAGTCATCAATTGCCTTTCATGCATTTGACAGAATAACGCAAAGAAATCACAAGGCAATTGATGACTAGGGTGTCATCGACCTTAAGGCTATGCTGTTCTGCAAAGTCTTTCCACCCACCACTGAGTCCATCCCTGTGAAGTATCTTCTCACCAGGGATGGACTCAGTAGTGGGCGGAAAAACTTTGTGGAAAAGCATAACCTTAAGGTCGACGAAACCCTAGTCATCATTGCCTTGTCATTCCTTTGTGTTATTTTCTGTTGAATGCGTGGCAGAAGCAGTGTCGATTAATCCCTTGGTCAATTTATCACTGAAAATTCCTATTCTTTCCTATGTGTATATAGGAAGAGAGGATGAGGTGATGAAAAATGATTGTGATGTCAACTCTAAGGAGGAGGATGCTCTCAAGGCGGTGAATGAGATGGTGGAGAACTCGAGTCGAGCAAAAGAAGACTATACATGTTGTGCTCAACTCCAGCTCCTCATTCATTGCACGGATAGTATCTTGAGAGTCATCACCCTTGAACGGAGGGCTCTCGTCTTCTCCACTAATGTTAAGTGAACATTATCCTTGGTTGCTAGGTTGTTGTTGCCATCATTATTCGGTGTTTTTTTGCTAACTCAAATGGTAACTTTTGGATCCTACTTAGAATTGACATCACAGTCAGTTGTCGTCACCTCGTACACATAGAAAAATAATATCTTTTAGTAACAAATATCAAAATGACTAAAGGAATAAATGGGCACTGCTCCTTGCATGCATTTGACAGAAGAGTTACGCAAAGAAATCACAAGGCTGATGACTAGGGTGTCCTCGACCTTAAGGCTATGTTGTTCTACAAAGTCTTTCCACCCACCACTAAGTCCATCCCGGGTGACAAGATACTTCATAGAGTATTTTGTCAGCAGGGATGGACTCAGTGATGGCCGGAAAAACTTTGTGGAAAAGCATAACCTTAAAGTCGACGGCACCCTAGTCATCAATTGCCTTGCATGCATTCGACAGAAAAATAACACAAAAAAAATCACAAGGCAATTGATGACTAGGGCGTCATCGACCTTAAGGCTATCCTGTTCTACAAAGTCTTTCCACCCACCACCGAGTCCATCCCTGTGAAGTATATTCTCACCAGGGATGGACTCAATGGTGGGCGGAAAAACTTTGTGGAAAAGCATAATCTTAAGGTCGACAAAACCCTAGTCATCATTGCCTTGTCACTCCTTTGTGTTATTTTCTGTCGAATGCATGGCAGAAGCAGTGTCGATTAATCCCTTGGTCAATTTATCACTGAAAATTCCTATCCGTTTCTATGTGTATATAGGAAGAGAGGATGAGGTGATGACAACTGATTGTGATGTCAACTATAAGGAGGAGGATGCTCTCAAGGCGTTGAATGAGATGGTGAAGGAACTCGAGTCGAGCAAAAGAAAACTATACATGTTGTGCTCAACTCCAACTCCTCATTCATTGCACGGATAGTATCTTGAGAGTCGTCATCCTTGAACGGAGGGCTCTCGTCTTCTCCACTAACGTTAGGTGAACATCATCCTTGGTTGCTAGGTTGTTGTTGCCATCATTATTCGTTTTCGTTGCTAACTCTAATGGTAACTTTTGGATCCTCATTAGAATTGACATCACAGTCATAGTCAGTTGTCGTCACCTCGTACACATAGAAAAATAAGATTCTTTAGTAAAAAATAACAAAATGACTAAAGGAATAAATGGGCACTGCTCCTTGCATGCATTTGACAGAAAAATTACACAAAGAAATCACAAGGCTGATGACTAGGGCGTCCTCGACCTTAAGGCTATGTTGTTCTGCAAAGTCTTTCCACCCACCATTGAGTCCATCCTTGGTGACAAGATACTTCACAGAGTATTTTGTCAGCAGGGATGGACTCAGTGATGGGTGGAAAAACATTGTGGAAAAGCATAACCTTAAGGTCGATGACACCCTAGTCATCATTGCCTTGTCATTCCTTTGTGTTATTTTTTGTCGAATGCATGGCGGAAGCAGTGTCGATTAATCCCTTGGTCAATTTATCACTGAAAATTCCTATTCTTTCCTATGTATATAGGAAGAGAGGATGAGGTGATGACAACTGATTGTGATATCAACTCTAAGGAGGAGGATGCTCTCAAGGCGGTGAATGAGATGGTGGAGGAACTCGAGTCGAGCGAAAGAAGACTATACATGTTGTGATCAATTCCAGCTCCTCATTCATTGCACGGATAGTATCTTGAGAGTCGTCATCCTTGAACGGAGGGCTCTCGTCTTCTCCACTAACGTTAAGTGAACATCCTCCTTAGTTGCTAGGTTGTTGTTGCCATCATTATTCGTTGTTTTGTTGCTAACTCTAATGGTAACTTTTGGATCCTCCTTAGAATTGACATCACAGTCACAGTCAGTTGTCGTCACCTCGTACACATAGAAAAAAATAAGATTATTTTAGTAAGAAATAACAAAATGACTAAAGGAATAAATGGGCACTTCTCCTTGCAtgcatttgacataaaaaatacgCAAGAAAATCACAAGCATGATGACTAGGGCATCCTCGACCTTAAGGCTATGTTGTTCTGCAAAGTCTTTCCACCCACCGCTGAGTCCATCCCTGGTGACAAGATACTTCACAGAGAAAATACTCTGTGAAGTATCTTGTCACCAGGGATGGACTCAGTGGTGGACGGAAAAACTCTCTGTAAAATCATAACCTTAAGGTTGACGAAACCCTAGTCATCATTGCCTTGTCGttcctttgtgttgttttctgTCGAATGCATGGCGGAAGCAATGTCGATTAATCCCTTGGTCATTTTATCACTAAAAATTCCTATTCTTTCCTATGTGTATATAGGAAGAGAGGATGAGGTGATGACAGTTGATTGTGATGTCAACTCTAAGGAGGAGGATTGTCGTGTTTATGGACTAGGGGTGTCCTCTTTGTGGTACGACGATCGTCCCCTCTGTGGTTCGGCGAGGGGCTAACACGCTCAAGATCGACTTCTACTCCTTGATAATGAAGATGAATTGACACGGTGATTTTTACCCAAATTTGGGATGCtgggaagcgtaaaaccctacgtcatgctggtTGAATTCACTGAGTGGTGAAGTTTGGTGTTATAAAGCGTTGAGCACTCCTTGCCAGGATCTAGCCTAACTATGTAGTGtcttcaaagggttgaaacccctacTATGtagccacgggcctccttttatatacctAAGAGGCCACCACATGTGGCTATTATAGAAGAACGCTTACATCATTAAATGCCGGGGTATGGGTCGCCCGGAGCTCTTGCCCGAAAGCAAGGTGCATGTCTTAACCCCCTACTGTATAGCCATGGGCCTTCTTAACCCCCTACTATgtagccatgggcctccttttatgcaTGGAGCTCTTGCCGGGGAGCAAGACGCCTGTCTTGTCACACCGCTTGTGGTGTATTTGCTCTGACCGCGAGGTGTTGAGTGCGCGGTAAAAAAGGGTGGTGACTTACCCGCGTCTTCACCAAACTGCATCGTGGCAGTGTCTCCGCACGCCAGGCTGCCACCCAGTCAGCCCTATGGACTAGGCCCACCGCCGTAGGCCCCTGTAGCAGCAGCTGTCGCCCAAAAGTGACACCAGTTTATGTGCATTTTGTTCTCTTGATGAACACAACTATCCCAAAAGTGACACTAGTTTATGTGCATTTTGTTCTCTTGATGAACACAACTATCTGTGAGGAAAACAAAGACTTCTGGAATACAGACCAAGGATCAGATCTCACCAGAAACAATTGCTTTTCGCTCATTAGACATCTCCATGCTTGCAACTACTTGTACATAGGGGCTGCTTCTCCCATATTTGTACAACACATCAGCTATTACCCAAACCATCTGAACTATGTAGCCATGCAATTGGTTTTCTTTGCACTTTTCAGCTCCACGTGAGAAAGTTGTGCTGAAATGGAGAAAAGCATGACTTTATCCTCGACAACTTCATCAGTGTGCAACACAGGAGTTGTGGGTGAGTCATCTGATTATGTTTGACAGATGACAGAACTTGTTTGCACCAGCTTATACCATCTTTTTAGTCGAAATACGGGGACGCACATGTAACATGCCTCTTCAAGCTGTGCAAATTGGTGGGATGTTTATTACTAACATGTACTTAATCTTCTAACCCCTGTACAGCGCCGTTACATGTGCTCCAGTGAAGTGCAATACCCGTCTGGCACAGAATCTATCAATTTTTTGACTGTCTCTTACTTCTCGCCTATAATACTCTTGTAATTAACCATATAGATGGCAACCAATGTCAGAAGTGCACCACCGATCTGCTCAGGTGCGAAGGTCTCTCCCAGATAGAGGAACCTGAAAAGGCAAGGAGTGCCCAGACCAAAAGTTGAAAACAAACATCGCATTTTATGTTTGTGTAAATTTTATTGTCCAGCATACTGCAAAGAATCTTACCCAAAAATGGAGGCGAACATAGGAGTCAAGAAAGTAAGAGAACTAAGCGTGGTCAAACTACCTGCATGAATAAGAGAGAAGAAGTATGAAATGCTGATGAGAATAAATTGTGGAGAGCTCTAACTGCATTGAACTGGTTGGAAGCGAACATCAATCTTACCTCTTGTAGCATTGTAGAAGTAGACACCATAGCTGACAGCACTGCCGAATATAGATGTATAACCCAGAGCTGCTATGTCACTCCATGTAAGTTCTTGAATGTGTCCATTAAGAGCAGGATCGTGATTAAGAACAGATATAACCAACAAAGGAATCCCACCTAGTACCATGTGCTGCAGAGCGATAGAGATAACATTAGCCTTTTATGTGGTGTGATGTCAGGCTTCCATGATTTGAAGTAGGAACATATCTAATACTGCTAGGTTAACTTGATGCTTCCAGCAAAGGCGGTTCAAGTTTCATTTGATGTTGCAATTCATAAGCAGTTGCCCTGTGCATTAAGCCCCACCATAACAGTAGCATTTTACGTTTCAATTCATACTTGAGTTACTCAGATAGGCTACCAACTTAGCACTCCTGGAAAATATACAGAATCAACTGGCCCAAGTAGACCATGAAAAAAAGAGGGGATGATTTTGAGACACAAAAACAAAAGCATATTGATGGTATTTTAAACGCATGCCATAAAGGCCATCTTATCATTCCCCCGCAAAAAAAGCCCATCTTATCATAAAATGAATAAATGATAGTGTATTTATCTGCAGAATGCATACCCATCCTGTTGCCATGATTGGATCAGAATACTTTGATACCCAGCGAACCATGATAGTTCCGACTGCCATGCTTTGGGCCGAGAGGAACATCCACCATTCTCCACTCCCCCAGACTGATGTGTTGTTTCCTTCAACTGACAGTGCTGGAACCTAAAGTAGATTTAAAGACAATCAGAATATTATAACGTGCACAATAATaattcatactccctccattcacaaatataagatgctcTAACATTTTTTCTGAATCAGATGTACATAGACACGTTTtaatgtgtttgttcactcatttcagtttgtatgtagtttatattggaatatataaaacatcttatatttgtgaacggagggagtataaacaaAGAGCAACATTTCACCACTTTACCCATAAAGGAACTTCTCACCATTTTACAGATTGATATGTCATTTCTTTAGTCCCAGTGTCCCACATAGTAATAGTGGAAGAAAGTCGACTTCAGAACGTTGGCAGAAGGAAATTATTGTCTGTACTACTACTAAGCTTAACCATTTAAACTTTTTGGCCGGTTCTGCTGCAGTGGCGCGCCATCGGGCTTCAGATCGGCATAAACGGCGTGGAGGGTCTGGCAGACTGGTTGGCAATGCCTCCAGTCAGATCTGATCTGgccggtgcagccggcggtggtggtcatctcctCCACCGAAGGTGGACGGCCTGACGCTGGGTGGTCGGATCTCGAGATCCGTCATCTAGTCCCGGCTACGAATCGGGGAGACCtaattgccggtgaaaaccgagctgatGGCGGACGATGGCGACGTTCTGcaccgttaccttgatgaaggcatcatcgtgTAATTACTGTCGACCTACTCATGCTGCTCCGGggaaaaccctaggatctggtcttccagatcggacgatgacgGCATTgcagtgtcgtttctctcttgacaacatcgtttgtggagcagcgccgaaagacagaggcaggaggtggagcagcTTCGTGTTGCACGAATCTgcagtggagatgtcaagtcatgcctggccgacaggtgctTACGTTGTGTCATGCCtgttcggcaggtgctacgcactacAGATCTTCCAgtgacttcaagctgtgtcggctggtggtacttggcggcATGGTGTTGCGGTGTACCGGCGGCGACTGCAACGTGCTCAGCAGTTTGCGTGGAGgtggtgccgttgggcgccgtggtggcgtcgacggatggCCGGACTGGCAAAGATGATGCGGATCTCTTTCTTGAAGATGGGTCAGCGGTTCGATGATGATGGCGGCTTCTAAAATGTGTGTATGTGGTGTACGCTTTAGGTTTGTTGCACCGGCTGTAGGTTCCGACACTTTATTTGGATGGATCGGCGACGACACCGGTTTTAGACATGGGGAGCAAGAACACTCCACATTATCGAtatttgtaggtgtgagtggtggcttcGCGTGGTTTAATGTATGTTTTTGTCAGATCTTTGTTGAATAATCAATAAAGATGGCtatatgcatcgattgatgcatatGCCGGGGGGTttaacctccttttcaaaaaaaaaacatttgAACCTAAATTGAGTCATCGAAACTGTTGCGGTCTTCCGGGTTGTACTATACTAGTAATGTCTATTACCTGTGTGTTTTAAAAGCATTTTTGGTACTTCAGTGGTATCTGAGTATACCACTTGCTTTACTTGTTAAAAAATTGTACATGTTATTAACTAATCGTAATCAATTGAAAAACTAATCGTAACCAATATCTGAGCGTGGAGATACGAGATTGCTTGGAAACGTTAGAAATGCATTGCAAAAATATACTAACCTCGAGGAGCAAAAGCCCAACAACACCCAGCACGAGCCCCCCAGCTCCTATCGCCCCGATAGACTCTCCGAAGAATAGTGCTGCAAGGATAGCAACCGTCAATGGTTGGGAGTCAATTATGACCTGCAACGAGGATCACAGTTCCGTAAGTGATCGACCAAAATGGCAAGCCAATTGTTTGCCATCGAAGGTAGAGAACAGCACAGAGAGTTAGCCTTACGCTTCCGAGGCCAGCCGATGTCTTCTGCAAGCCCTCGGTGAGAAAGCCCTGCAAAAGGAGGAAACCAAACCCATGCTGGCTTCAGGAACCGCACAACCACACGCTAAGGATCACGCCTTTCACCTATCTATATCCACCTGGAAGCAGGCGGCGTCGATGAGACCGAAGGCGGCGATGGCGCCCCAGGCGGCCCACCCAGAGGGCTGCTTCCTGCCCCGCGCGGCCGCGAAGGCGACGACGAGCGCGCCAGCGGGGAGCAGGCGGAGCGCGGCGACGAAGAAGGGCCCCGTCTTGGGTATGACCCCCTTCATGGCCACCATGGCCGTGCCCCAGAAGAAGAAGGGCGACACCAGCGACACCCACTCCCACCACTCCCTCCCCGCGAGCGCCGGGGCGACCCCCTCCTCCGCCCCAGGGTCGCCGTCGACGACGCACTCGACGTCGCTGCCCGTGCCCACGCAGTCGAGTTCGTCGGCTGCGGGCGGAGGCGCATCGCCGCCCCCGGCTGCgagacggagacggaggcggaggcgggggcTGGGGACGGTGCCGCGGCGTGGGACAGAGGGGAGAACGGGAGCGGAATGGCGTCTGGGAGTTAGTGGTGggtggagcgggaggaggaggcggaagggcgCGGCGGTGGACATCACGGCCTGCCGGCCGGCGCTCGAGCGGGGTGCTGCGGCGATCCGGCGGGTCGAAAGGCGGCCCCGGCAGCGGCCGGCACGACGGGAGGAGAGAGGAGCGGCGAGGGTGTGTTTCCGCTCGCGCGGCGTGTCGAGCTCAGCTCACCTCGCTCGGCGTGTTTTTTTAGGAACGCGTGTGGGTGGGTTTCAGTCGATCAGAGCAAATACAATAGAGTTAGAGTTAAGTCAactggctataagaaataaactattatattcttgctttgttgaagaaaagaaaagaggggagAGGAGATAAGCGGGTTCTTGATGAAGAGCCAGCCTAGCACATGCTTTTAGGCACTTTGTGAGAGTGAAAGGTGGTCCATATAATAAAAAAGTAATACACTCTTCTAATACCGAAAAAggatttcgccccgctttataaataaagcaaaccaccaCAGAGCACACATACAGAGTTAAGtccacacacacacccaagtctcacaacaaagtacaaaggttctgctgagggcacagctcaacaagcccggaCAAATAAAAAACAACAGAACACGACGGACGAAGAAAACACCTAGTCtagttccggcggcggcggcggcggcggtggcgacaaGCGGACGACCATCGAGCAAAGGTCGGCGATGAAGGCTGAGATGGCGTCGCGGTCCAGGGAGCGGCTAAGCGGCTGCCAAAACTGCAAGAAACCCGAGAGTTTGAAAAGAGCGTCAGAAGCCCGTCGAAGAGGCGTGTgctgaatcacaagcttattgcggaCAGTCCAGAGGGTCCAGGCAAGGGCCCCGATCtcgagccacctaatgtggcgagaggcCACGGGGGACAACTGGAGTTCGGCAAAtaagtcagggaagttggtgtgACACCAATTTCCACCAACCGCTTCGCGAAAGCAGCTCCAAAGGAACTGAGCGAACACGCAGGAGAGGAAAATGTGGTTCGAGTCTTCGGGGACCCCACAGAGCGGGCAAATGCCAGTACCCGGGCCATTTTGCTTGCGCACCTCCACCCCAGACGGGATCCGACCGCGTATCCATTGCCACATGGAGATACGAA encodes:
- the LOC119334243 gene encoding WAT1-related protein At3g02690, chloroplastic-like; the encoded protein is MSTAAPFRLLLPLHPPLTPRRHSAPVLPSVPRRGTVPSPRLRLRLRLAAGGGDAPPPAADELDCVGTGSDVECVVDGDPGAEEGVAPALAGREWWEWVSLVSPFFFWGTAMVAMKGVIPKTGPFFVAALRLLPAGALVVAFAAARGRKQPSGWAAWGAIAAFGLIDAACFQGFLTEGLQKTSAGLGSVIIDSQPLTVAILAALFFGESIGAIGAGGLVLGVVGLLLLEVPALSVEGNNTSVWGSGEWWMFLSAQSMAVGTIMVRWVSKYSDPIMATGWHMVLGGIPLLVISVLNHDPALNGHIQELTWSDIAALGYTSIFGSAVSYGVYFYNATRGSLTTLSSLTFLTPMFASIFGFLYLGETFAPEQIGGALLTLVAIYMVNYKSIIGEK